From Bacteroidales bacterium, a single genomic window includes:
- a CDS encoding DegT/DnrJ/EryC1/StrS family aminotransferase produces the protein MAINVFVPKFHTDEILEEIRECLEKGWTGLGFKTVEFENKWKEYSGVKNAHFVNSNTSGLHLAVHIFKKVNDWNDGDEIITTPLTFVSTNHAILYERLHPVFADVDQYLCLDPVSVKNRITSKTRAIMYVGIGGNIGQYEEILKICKENNLKLILDAAHMAGTKWKGSHVGPEADVAVFSFQAVKNLPTADSGMICFQNDELDKLARQLSWLGISKDTYQRFNTKEGSYKWYYDVPNVGFKYHGNSIVASIGLVQLKYLDEDNQLRNDLANYYINRLRNFKSINIIPVANDCYSSRHLFQVYTDNRDDKIERLYSLGIYPGVHYIDNTNYDSYRYAKGTCPKAQFFSEHILSLPLHLNITKADIDIIIDGLK, from the coding sequence ATGGCTATCAATGTTTTTGTACCAAAATTCCATACAGATGAAATTTTGGAAGAAATTCGTGAATGTCTTGAAAAAGGCTGGACAGGACTTGGCTTTAAAACAGTGGAATTTGAAAATAAATGGAAAGAATACTCCGGGGTAAAAAACGCACATTTTGTTAATTCAAATACTTCTGGTTTGCACCTTGCTGTGCATATTTTCAAAAAAGTTAATGACTGGAACGATGGCGATGAGATAATAACAACACCTTTAACCTTTGTATCCACAAATCATGCAATTCTCTACGAAAGATTGCATCCTGTATTTGCAGATGTGGATCAATATTTATGTCTGGATCCTGTTTCGGTAAAAAACCGGATTACGAGTAAGACTCGTGCAATAATGTATGTTGGCATTGGAGGAAATATAGGGCAATACGAAGAAATTCTGAAAATTTGCAAGGAGAATAACTTGAAACTAATTTTGGATGCAGCTCACATGGCAGGTACCAAGTGGAAAGGTAGTCATGTAGGACCAGAAGCTGATGTGGCTGTTTTTAGTTTTCAGGCAGTAAAAAATTTGCCTACAGCTGATTCCGGAATGATTTGTTTTCAGAATGATGAACTTGATAAGTTAGCCAGACAACTTAGCTGGTTAGGAATTTCAAAAGATACATATCAAAGATTTAACACAAAAGAAGGAAGTTATAAATGGTATTATGATGTTCCAAATGTTGGCTTTAAATATCATGGCAATTCTATTGTTGCATCAATAGGGCTTGTTCAATTAAAATACCTTGATGAGGATAATCAATTAAGAAATGATTTAGCTAATTATTATATCAATAGATTACGGAACTTTAAATCAATTAATATTATACCTGTGGCTAACGATTGCTATTCTTCTAGGCACCTTTTTCAAGTATATACAGATAATCGTGATGATAAAATTGAGAGACTTTATTCATTAGGAATTTATCCAGGGGTGCATTATATAGATAATACGAATTATGATTCATATAGATATGCTAAAGGCACATGTCCAAAAGCACAGTTCTTTTCAGAGCATATTTTGAGTTTACCATTGCATCTTAATATTACCAAAGCAGACATCGATATAATAATTGATGGCTTGAAATAA
- a CDS encoding MBOAT family O-acyltransferase — MLFNSINFILFFIVVTTLYFVITHKYRWFLLLAASCYFYMAFIPVYILILGFTIVIDYFAGIWLEKTKGKNKKYFLVASLIANIGVLAVFKYYNFLNDNLSVFLNSIGYHNRIPHLGIILPIGLSFHTFQAMSYTIEVYRGHQKAERNFGIYALYVMFYPQLVAGPIERPQNLLHQFYEKHEFEYTRVVEGLRSMLWGFFMKLVVADRLAIYVNAVYNNAEQHSGITLLVATVFFAFQIYCDFAGYSNIAIGAAQVMGFKLMTNFNRPYFSQSISEFWKRWHISLSTWFRDYLYISLGGNRVSIPRWYFNLFFVFLVSGLWHGANWTFVIWGGLNGLYLIFAEVTGTFRQKFNARMGLEKFPYFRQITSMVITFALTCFAWIFFRASSFDQALLIIKKIALFKGPFFIGTLSYFIYSVFGIVFLVLIEMKKEYLKEKLLFFHNENMWVRKVSYSLIILLILLIGVFDGGQFIYFQF; from the coding sequence ATGCTTTTCAACAGCATTAATTTTATTCTCTTTTTCATAGTAGTCACAACGCTGTATTTTGTAATTACCCACAAATACCGGTGGTTTCTGTTACTGGCGGCCAGTTGCTATTTTTATATGGCATTTATCCCTGTGTATATCCTCATCCTTGGATTTACCATTGTAATCGATTATTTTGCGGGTATCTGGCTTGAAAAAACCAAAGGAAAGAACAAAAAATATTTCCTCGTCGCAAGCTTAATCGCCAACATTGGCGTTCTTGCCGTTTTCAAGTATTACAACTTCCTTAACGATAACTTATCCGTCTTTTTAAATTCTATAGGCTATCATAACCGGATTCCCCACCTGGGTATAATTCTTCCCATAGGCCTGTCATTTCACACGTTCCAGGCAATGAGCTATACCATCGAAGTATACAGGGGACATCAGAAAGCGGAACGCAATTTCGGGATCTATGCTCTCTATGTAATGTTCTACCCCCAGCTGGTTGCTGGTCCAATTGAGCGGCCCCAAAACCTGCTTCACCAGTTTTACGAGAAGCATGAATTTGAATACACCAGGGTCGTTGAGGGACTGCGTTCGATGTTATGGGGTTTCTTTATGAAACTGGTAGTTGCAGACAGGCTGGCCATTTACGTGAATGCGGTATACAATAATGCTGAACAGCATTCGGGGATCACCCTGCTTGTCGCAACCGTATTCTTTGCGTTCCAGATTTATTGCGACTTTGCCGGTTATTCCAACATTGCTATCGGGGCTGCGCAGGTCATGGGTTTCAAGCTGATGACCAATTTCAACAGACCATATTTTTCCCAAAGCATATCCGAATTCTGGAAACGCTGGCATATATCCTTATCCACCTGGTTCAGGGATTACCTTTATATTTCGCTGGGAGGAAACCGGGTTTCGATACCACGCTGGTATTTTAACCTGTTTTTTGTTTTTCTTGTCAGCGGGCTGTGGCACGGGGCAAACTGGACTTTCGTTATCTGGGGCGGCTTAAATGGGTTGTACCTGATTTTTGCCGAAGTAACCGGTACATTCAGGCAGAAATTCAATGCCCGAATGGGTCTTGAAAAGTTCCCGTATTTCAGGCAAATTACAAGCATGGTGATAACCTTTGCCCTTACTTGTTTTGCCTGGATCTTCTTCAGGGCATCGTCATTTGACCAGGCACTGTTAATCATTAAAAAGATAGCCCTTTTTAAAGGGCCATTTTTCATAGGAACCCTGTCTTACTTTATTTATTCCGTTTTTGGCATCGTATTCCTGGTGCTCATTGAAATGAAGAAAGAATACCTGAAGGAAAAATTATTATTCTTCCATAATGAGAACATGTGGGTGAGGAAGGTCAGCTACAGTCTTATCATATTATTGATTTTACTGATCGGGGTTTTTGACGGCGGACAATTTATTTACTTCCAATTTTAG